Proteins encoded in a region of the Populus nigra chromosome 3, ddPopNigr1.1, whole genome shotgun sequence genome:
- the LOC133690145 gene encoding BIIDXI-like protein At5g11420 produces MRGAMLPLSVLLLATCHFAFSIKDGLVENGNFEVGPKPSELKGTEMIGRYALPKWEISGFVEYIKAGQKQGDMLLVVPEGAYAVRLGNEASIKQVLNVTKGMYYSITFSAARTCAQEEELNISISPEWGVLPMQTMYSSNGWDSYAWAFKALLDIVELVVHNPGVEEDPACGPLIDSVAIKALYPPRPTNKNLMKNGGFEEGPYLLPNTSWGVLIPPNIEDKHSPLPGWMVESLKAVKFIDVEHFSVPQGRRAIELVAGKESAIAQVVRTIIGKTYTLSFAVGDASNSCEGSMVVEAFAGKDTLKVPYESKGKGGFKRAVLKFVAASSRTRIMFYSTFYTMRSDDFSSLCGPVVDDVKLLSLRGT; encoded by the exons ATGAGAGGAGCCATGCTTCCATTGTCGGTGCTACTGTTAGCCACTTGCCACTTTGCCTTTTCTATCAAAGATG GACTGGTAGAAAATGGGAACTTCGAGGTTGGCCCGAAGCCATCGGAGTTGAAAGGAACAGAGATGATCGGACGCTATGCATTACCAAAATGGGAAATTTCCGGCTTCGTCGAGTACATCAAAGCAGGTCAAAAACAAGGGGACATGTTGCTGGTAGTACCAGAGGGAGCCTATGCAGTCCGGCTTGGAAATGAGGCATCAATCAAGCAAGTTCTAAATGTTACAAAGGGAATGTATTATTCCATCACATTTAGCGCAGCTAGAACCTGTGCTCAAGAGGAAGAATTGAACATATCGATTTCTCCAGAGTGGGGCGTTCTACCAATGCAAACAATGTACAGTAGCAATGGATGGGACTCGTATGCTTGGGCATTTAAAGCCTTGCTTGATATCGTTGAGCTTGTTGTTCACAATCCAGGAGTTGAAGAAGATCCTGCTTGCGGCCCGCTCATTGATTCAGTGGCCATTAAAGCTTTATATCCTCCTAGACCAACAAATA AGAACCTAATGAAGAATGGGGGTTTCGAAGAAGGTCCATATTTGTTACCTAACACATCCTGGGGTGTCCTGATCCCACCCAACATTGAAGATAAGCACTCTCCCCTCCCTGGCTGGATGGTTGAATCCCTTAAAGCAGTTAAATTCATTGATGTAGAACATTTTTCGGTGCCACAAGGACGGCGTGCCATAGAACTTGTAGCAGGCAAAGAGAGTGCCATTGCACAGGTAGTCCGTACCATAATCGGCAAAACCTATACCCTCTCATTTGCAGTAGGAGATGCGAGCAATTCATGTGAAGGGTCAATGGTTGTCGAGGCGTTCGCCGGCAAGGACACACTCAAAGTTCCTTATGAATCCAAGGGCAAAGGTGGGTTTAAGCGAGCAGTGCTTAAATTTGTTGCTGCTTCTAGCAGAACAAGAATAATGTTCTACAGCACATTTTACACCATGAGGAGTGATGACTTTTCTTCTCTATGCGGACCTGTTGTCGATGATGTGAAGCTGTTGAGTCTCCGTGGAACATGA
- the LOC133687972 gene encoding cytochrome b-c1 complex subunit 7-2, mitochondrial-like: MASFLQSLIDPRKNWLAKQHMKTLSSRLRRYGLRYDDLYDPYYELDIKEALNRLPREIIDARNQRLKRAMDLSMKHEYLPEDLQAMQTPFRSYLQEMLAFVKRESAEREALGALPLYQRTIP, encoded by the exons ATGGCGTCGTTTTTGCAATCGTTGATAGATCCAAGAAAGAACTGGTTGGCCAAACAACACATGAAAACTCTCTCCTCCCGCCTCCGCAGATACG GGCTCCGATACGATGATTTGTACGACCCTTATTACGAACTGGATATCAAGGAGGCGCTTAATCGCCTCCCGAGAGAAATCATTGACGCTCGTAATCAGCGTCTGAAGCGTGCCATGGACCTCTCAATGAAGCACGAGTATCTTCCTGAGGACCTTCag GCAATGCAAACACCGTTCAGGAGCTACCTGCAAGAAATGCTGGCCTTt GTGAAGAGGGAGAGTGCAGAACGTGAGGCTTTGGGAGCTCTGCCTCTTTACCAGCGCACCATTCCTTGA
- the LOC133689128 gene encoding potassium channel AKT6 isoform X2 produces the protein MVMKKKKRVLFCGEEGGLDNGSFYGSAGGSEEGHGIHEKEFEQLSRDDASRFSLTDEILPSLGATARSNRHVLLRRFIVSPFDHRYRFWVTFLVFLVFYTAWVSPFEFGYLSKPSGGLAIADNVVNGFFAIDIILTFFVAYLDKNSYLLVDDRKKIAWRYARTWLVLDVISTIPSELVREILPHKFESYGYFSMLRLWRLRRVSLFFSRLEKDRKYNYFAVRFSKLICVTLFVVHMAGCLFYRIAAYYKDPSKTWIGSVWEDFHTESLWVRYVKALYWSITTLTTTGYGDLHAVNHDEMVFVMFYMMFDLGLTSYLIGNMTNLVVHATFRTRQFRDTIQAVSSFAQRNHLPVRLQEQMLAHLSLKFRTDSEGLHQQETIESLPKAIRSSISNYLFYSLVDRVYLFRGVSNDLLFQLVTEMKAEYFPPREDVILQNEAPTDLYILVTGAVELIMRRNGIEQVVGEAVTGDVVGAIGLLCYRPQLFTVRTKRLSQLLRLNRTAFLNIVQSNVGDGTIIMNNLLQHLKESNFPEMEGILTDTEHMLTQGRMDLPLTLCFAAMRGDDLLLRQLLKQGSDPNELDDNGRTALHIAASNGNEHCVVLLLEYGADPNIKDSEGNVPVWEALQGNHKNVIKLLSENGAAITSGDVGQFALTAVEQNNIDLLEEIAKYGGDVTLPAACGTTALHTAISAGNTEMVKFILDQGADVDKPDLHGWTPRALADHQGQEEIQGLFENWVTENKKTVPTTPKHLSVPYGGKSIAKYNSEPTIAPFSPSLHHDVAPPRRRRADNFQNSLVGMISVASTGFPSSNYPARVTLSCPDKGEVGGKLVVLPKSFQELLDIGARKFGCIATKILTREGAEIEDIELVRDGDHLVLVPGTES, from the exons ATggtaatgaagaagaagaaaagggtgtTATTTTGTGGTGAAGAGGGAGGATTAGACAATGGAAGCTTTTACGGAAGTGCAGGAGGAAGTGAAGAAGGACATGGAATTCATGAGAAAGAATTTGAGCAATTGTCAAGAGATGATGCCAGCCGTTTTAGCCTTACTGATGAGATTCTTCCTTCTCTCGGCGCCACCGCTCGTAGTAACCGCCATGTCCTTCTCCGTCGTTTCATTGTCTCTCCATTCGACCACCGCTACAG ATTTTGGGTTACTTTCTTGGTATTTCTAGTTTTCTACACAGCATGGGTGTCTCCATTTGAATTTGGTTACCTTAGCAAACCCAGTGGGGGTTTAGCCATAGCAGATAATGTTGTCAATGGATTTTTTGccattgatattattttgaccTTCTTTGTTGCATACCTTGACAAAAATTCTTATCTATTAGTTGATGACCGAAAAAAGATTGCTTGGAGGTATGCAAGAACCTGGTTGGTTCTTGATGTTATCTCTACAATCCCATCTGAACTTGTCAGGGAAATACTGCCTCATAAATTCGAGTCATATGGGTACTTTAGTATGCTTCGCCTCTGGCGTCTCCGGCGAGTTAGTCTCTTTTTCTCAAG ATTGGAAAAGGATAGGAAGTACAACTACTTTGCAGTTCGATTCTCGAAGCTCATATGT GTTACTCTATTTGTGGTTCACATGGCCGGTTGTTTGTTCTATCGTATAGCTGCATATTACAAGGATCCAAGTAAAACATGGATTGGGTCCGTTTGGGAAGATTTTCATACCGAGAGCTTGTGGGTTCGTTATGTCAAAGCCCTTTACTGGTCTATAACCACGCTCACTACCACTGGATATGGTGATTTGCATGCTGTTAATCACGATGAGATGGTATTCGTCATGTTCTACATGATGTTTGATCTTGGACTGACATCGTATTTGATCGGAAACATGACCAATTTGGTTGTCCATGCGACCTTTCGAACCAGGCAGTTT AGAGATACTATCCAAGCTGTCTCAAGTTTTGCACAAAGGAACCACCTTCCTGTTCGGTTACAAGAACAAATGCTTGCTCATTTGAGTCTGAAGTTCAGAACAGATTCGGAGGGATTGCATCAACAAGAGACCATTGAGTCTCTTCCTAAGGCAATTCGATCAAGCATTTCTAACTATCTCTTTTATTCACTTGTGGATAGAGTGTACTTGTTTCGTGGGGTATCAAATGACTTGCTCTTTCAATTG GTCACAGAGATGAAAGCTGAATACTTTCCACCCAGAGAAGATGTAATTTTGCAAAATGAAGCACCGACAGATTTGTATATATTGGTTACTGGTGCTGTG GAACTTATCATGCGGAGGAATGGAATAGAGCAG GTTGTTGGTGAGGCGGTGACTGGAGATGTTGTTGGTGCGATTGGTCTGCTTTGTTACAGACCACAGTTATTCACAGTTCGAACCAAACGGTTGAGTCAGCTCCTACGTTTGAACCGAACtgcctttttaaatattgtccaATCAAATGTTGGAGATGGGACAATAATCATGAACAACCTTCTTCAG CATTTGAAAGAGTCGAATTTTCCAGAGATGGAAGGAATTCTGACGGACACAGAGCACATGCTGACTCAGGGAAGAATGGATTTGCCTCTTACATTGTGCTTTGCTGCAATGAGGGGTGACGATCTATTGTTGCGTCAGTTGCTGAAACAGGGTTCAGATCCGAATGAATTGGATGACAATGGACGAACAGCACTG CATATTGCGGCTTCAAATGGGAATGAGCACTGTGTAGTCCTACTTCTAGAGTATGGAGCAGATCCTAACATCAAAG ATTCAGAAGGCAATGTTCCTGTGTGGGAAGCACTGCAAGGGAAtcataaaaatgtaattaaacTTCTCTCAGAAAATGGTGCAGCAATAACTTCTGGTGATGTGGGCCAATTTGCACTTACAGCTGTCGAGCAAAATAACATAGATTTGCTCGAGGAAATTGCCAAGTATGGTGGAGATGTAACACTGCCCGCAGCCTGTGGGACCACTGCACTTCATACTGCAATCTCCGCAGGAAACACCGAAATGGTTAAGTTCATCTTAGACCAAGGAGCTGATGTTGATAAGCCAGATCTCCATGGATGGACACCAAGGGCTTTGGCTGATCATCAGGGCCAAGAGGAAATTCAAGGTTTGTTTGAAAATTGGGTGACGGAAAATAAGAAAACAGTTCCCACAACTCCAAAGCATCTATCGGTTCCATATGGTGGGAAGTCCATTGCAAAGTATAATAGTGAACCTACAATAGCTCCATTTTCTCCATCTTTGCATCATGATGTGGCGCCACCTCGAAGGAGAAGAGCAGACAATTTCCAAAACTCGCTTGTTGGGATGATATCAGTTGCTAGTACTG